A region of Candidatus Methylomirabilota bacterium DNA encodes the following proteins:
- a CDS encoding DUF523 domain-containing protein translates to MIRIGVSACLLGEPVRYDGGHKRSAVIVELLGPRFTWVPICPEMEIGLGAPREPLRLTGDPHAPRMLGVSSKRDLTREMTAYAQRRARELAALDIAGYVLKSASPSCGLRDVPVWQEDGGSVGAPHRGHGLFAAALSAAWSGLPIVEEGDLAEPAGREDFVARVLGYAERPRVG, encoded by the coding sequence ATGATCCGGATCGGCGTCTCCGCCTGTCTCCTCGGCGAGCCCGTGCGCTACGACGGCGGCCACAAGCGGAGCGCCGTGATCGTCGAGCTCCTCGGCCCGCGCTTCACCTGGGTGCCGATCTGTCCCGAGATGGAGATCGGCCTCGGCGCGCCGCGTGAGCCGCTGCGGCTTACCGGCGACCCCCACGCGCCGCGCATGCTGGGCGTGTCGAGCAAGCGCGACCTCACGCGTGAGATGACCGCCTACGCGCAGCGCCGCGCGCGAGAGCTGGCCGCGCTCGATATCGCGGGCTACGTGCTCAAGAGCGCCTCGCCCTCCTGCGGGCTGCGGGACGTGCCCGTGTGGCAGGAGGACGGCGGCTCGGTCGGCGCCCCGCACCGCGGCCACGGTCTCTTCGCGGCCGCCCTCTCGGCGGCCTGGTCGGGGCTGCCCATCGTGGAGGAGGGTGATCTCGCCGAGCCGGCAGGACGCGAGGATTTCGTCGCCCGCGTCCTCGGCTATGCGGAGCGGCCCCGAGTCGGATGA
- a CDS encoding cupin gives MKQEREFFDPAALPWRPAPGYPSGVWEQIIAGGEDEGVSTRFLRFEPGAGNDAVVTHDFWEEIYIVSGSCVVGGTTYHAGMVAVRPPGMPHGPFRSPNGCVNFEVRYRAR, from the coding sequence ATGAAGCAGGAGCGCGAGTTCTTCGATCCGGCCGCCCTGCCCTGGCGCCCCGCGCCCGGCTACCCGAGCGGGGTGTGGGAGCAGATCATCGCCGGCGGCGAGGACGAGGGGGTGTCCACGCGCTTCCTCCGCTTCGAGCCCGGCGCAGGCAACGACGCCGTGGTCACCCACGACTTCTGGGAGGAGATCTACATCGTCTCTGGCTCGTGCGTGGTGGGCGGCACGACGTATCACGCCGGCATGGTGGCGGTGCGCCCGCCCGGGATGCCGCACGGCCCGTTTCGCTCGCCGAACGGCTGCGTGAACTTCGAGGTCCGCTACCGCGCGCGATGA